A DNA window from Fusobacterium mortiferum ATCC 9817 contains the following coding sequences:
- a CDS encoding lysine exporter LysO family protein — MLGIIISVIIGILGGLFFKNGFILENIDSFISLGLFLLLFFVGMDIGNNNEVFNQLRNMSKKILLLPIITILGSLIGGAIASYFISLSLGESIAISSGMGWYSFSAIELSKINAHLGGVAFLSNVLRELSAILFIPFIAKKIGSYESVATAGATAMDSVLPVINKSNPPDVAIIAFYSGLVITIIVPILVPSVVSLFKLI; from the coding sequence ATGTTAGGTATTATTATTTCAGTAATCATAGGAATACTTGGTGGTTTATTTTTTAAAAATGGTTTTATTTTAGAAAATATTGATTCTTTTATAAGTTTAGGACTTTTTTTACTATTATTCTTTGTTGGAATGGATATTGGAAATAATAATGAAGTTTTCAACCAATTAAGAAATATGAGTAAAAAAATACTTTTATTACCTATTATTACAATTTTAGGTTCTTTAATTGGTGGAGCTATAGCTTCTTACTTTATTTCATTATCTTTAGGAGAAAGTATAGCTATCTCTTCTGGTATGGGTTGGTATTCTTTTTCTGCAATTGAACTTTCTAAAATCAATGCACATTTAGGAGGAGTTGCCTTTTTATCCAATGTTTTAAGAGAGCTTTCTGCTATATTATTCATTCCTTTTATTGCAAAAAAAATAGGTTCTTATGAATCTGTTGCAACTGCTGGTGCTACTGCTATGGATTCTGTTTTACCAGTTATCAATAAAAGTAATCCTCCAGATGTAGCTATTATCGCTTTTTATTCTGGACTTGTTATTACTATTATTGTTCCGATACTTGTACCAAGTGTTGTTTCTCTTTTCAAATTAATATAA
- the thrS gene encoding threonine--tRNA ligase has translation MKVILPSGDVKEFEGEVNLFTVAKSISNSLAKKSVAAKVNDELVDMSTVLNGEEFRIEFITPETEEGEEIIRHSTAHLMAQAVVRLFPGTKVAIGPAIENGFYYDFDPKEQFTEEDLAKIEAEMKKIVKENEKIERVMMTREDAIKHFEELGEEYKVEIIKEIAQGEMLSFYKQGEFMDLCRGPHVPSTSYLKAFKLKSVAGAYWRGNSDNKMLQRIYGFAFADEKKLKDYLTLLEEAEKRDHRKLGKELDLFFVSEYGPGFPIFLPKGMAIRNTLINLWKREHTLAGYTEIMTPIMLNKELWETSGHWYNYRENMYTSTIDETEFAIKPMNCPGGIIAYKYQLHSYKDLPIRCGELGTVHRHEFSGALHGLMRVRCFTQDDAHIFMTPEQIEEEIIGVVNLIDKFYSKLFGFEYHIELSTKPEKAIGSDEIWEKAESALAGALEKIGKSYKLNPGDGAFYGPKLDFKIKDAIGRTWQCGTIQLDFNLPERFDISYIGEDGEKHRPVMIHRVVYGSIERFIGILIEHYAGAFPLWLAPTQVKVLTINDETKPYAEEICRTLLERGIRAELDDRAESIGYKIREANGKYKVPVQLIIGKNEVENREVNIRRRGSQEQTSMKLDEFLDMIVDEAQAKFDK, from the coding sequence ATGAAAGTAATATTACCAAGCGGAGACGTAAAAGAGTTTGAAGGAGAAGTAAACCTATTTACAGTAGCTAAAAGTATAAGTAACTCACTTGCTAAAAAATCAGTTGCTGCTAAAGTAAATGATGAATTAGTGGATATGTCAACTGTATTAAATGGAGAGGAGTTTAGAATAGAATTTATAACTCCAGAAACAGAAGAGGGAGAAGAGATAATAAGACACTCTACTGCACACCTTATGGCACAAGCAGTAGTTAGATTATTCCCAGGAACAAAAGTAGCAATAGGACCAGCTATTGAAAATGGATTCTATTATGACTTTGACCCAAAAGAGCAATTTACAGAGGAAGATTTAGCTAAAATAGAAGCTGAAATGAAAAAAATTGTAAAAGAAAATGAAAAAATTGAAAGAGTAATGATGACTAGAGAAGATGCTATAAAGCACTTTGAAGAGTTAGGAGAAGAGTATAAAGTAGAGATTATAAAAGAGATAGCTCAAGGTGAGATGTTATCTTTCTATAAACAAGGAGAGTTTATGGACTTATGTAGAGGACCTCATGTACCATCTACTTCTTACTTAAAAGCTTTCAAACTAAAATCAGTAGCAGGAGCTTATTGGAGAGGAAACTCTGACAATAAAATGTTACAAAGAATATATGGATTTGCTTTTGCAGATGAGAAAAAATTAAAAGATTATTTAACTTTATTAGAAGAAGCAGAAAAAAGAGACCATAGAAAACTAGGAAAAGAGTTAGATTTATTCTTCGTAAGTGAATATGGACCTGGATTCCCAATATTCTTACCAAAAGGAATGGCAATAAGAAATACTCTTATCAACTTATGGAAAAGAGAGCATACTCTTGCTGGATATACAGAGATAATGACTCCAATTATGTTAAATAAAGAATTATGGGAAACTTCTGGACACTGGTATAACTATAGAGAAAATATGTACACATCTACAATAGATGAAACAGAATTTGCAATAAAACCAATGAACTGCCCAGGAGGAATTATTGCTTATAAATATCAATTACACTCATATAAAGATTTACCAATAAGATGTGGAGAATTAGGAACTGTACATAGACATGAGTTCTCTGGAGCATTACATGGACTTATGAGAGTTAGATGTTTCACTCAAGACGATGCTCATATATTTATGACACCAGAGCAAATAGAAGAGGAAATTATAGGAGTAGTAAACTTAATAGATAAATTCTACAGTAAATTATTTGGATTTGAATATCACATAGAATTATCTACAAAACCAGAAAAAGCTATTGGTTCTGATGAGATTTGGGAAAAAGCTGAATCAGCACTTGCAGGAGCACTAGAGAAAATAGGAAAATCATATAAATTAAATCCTGGAGATGGAGCTTTCTATGGACCAAAATTAGACTTCAAAATTAAAGATGCTATTGGAAGAACTTGGCAATGTGGAACTATCCAACTAGACTTCAACTTACCAGAAAGATTTGATATAAGCTACATAGGTGAAGATGGAGAGAAACATAGACCAGTTATGATTCATAGAGTTGTTTATGGTTCTATCGAAAGATTTATAGGAATCTTAATAGAGCACTATGCTGGAGCTTTCCCATTATGGTTAGCACCTACTCAAGTAAAAGTTTTAACTATCAATGATGAAACAAAACCTTATGCTGAGGAAATTTGTAGAACTTTACTAGAGAGAGGAATAAGAGCAGAGCTAGATGATAGAGCAGAATCTATTGGATACAAGATAAGAGAAGCTAATGGAAAATATAAGGTTCCTGTTCAATTAATCATTGGTAAAAATGAAGTTGAAAATAGAGAAGTTAATATTAGAAGAAGAGGTTCTCAAGAGCAAACTTCTATGAAACTTGATGAGTTTTTAGATATGATTGTTGACGAAGCTCAAGCAAAATTTGATAAATAA
- a CDS encoding LysO family transporter, which yields MYSWREDANNYFIFIIILLGFFITKKQLIPNKLKTKIGHLQNFALYFLLCFMGYKIGADDKIINNISQLGIQAIIITLFITFFSVLVVFLVYKGDRK from the coding sequence GGGAAGATGCAAACAATTATTTTATATTTATCATTATTTTATTAGGTTTCTTTATTACTAAAAAACAACTTATTCCAAATAAGTTAAAAACTAAGATAGGTCATTTACAAAATTTTGCTCTATATTTTTTACTTTGTTTTATGGGATACAAAATTGGTGCAGATGATAAAATTATAAATAATATTTCACAACTAGGAATACAAGCTATTATCATCACTTTATTTATCACTTTTTTTAGTGTTCTTGTAGTTTTTTTAGTATATAAAGGAGATAGAAAATAA
- a CDS encoding DJ-1 family glyoxalase III: MSKKVYVLLAEGFELIEAMTPVDVLRRGGAEVVTVSITDNREVTSAQKVPVISDTTLKEKDITDGDMIILPGGYPGYVNLGESQEVGKVLKYYVENNKFVGAICGAPTVLAKNEVFLGKELTCHSSVVEEMKRYNYNGSKAFTDENLITGMGAGLALDFAFALAEKLLDNETILKVKKGMELI, encoded by the coding sequence ATGTCTAAAAAAGTTTATGTGCTCTTAGCAGAAGGATTTGAATTAATTGAAGCTATGACTCCTGTAGATGTTCTTAGAAGAGGTGGAGCTGAAGTTGTTACTGTTTCTATTACTGATAATAGAGAGGTTACTTCAGCACAAAAAGTACCTGTTATTAGTGATACTACTCTTAAAGAAAAAGATATTACAGATGGAGATATGATTATTCTTCCTGGAGGATATCCTGGATATGTTAACCTTGGAGAATCTCAAGAAGTTGGAAAAGTATTAAAATATTATGTTGAAAATAATAAATTTGTTGGAGCTATTTGCGGTGCTCCTACCGTTTTAGCTAAAAATGAGGTTTTCTTAGGTAAGGAATTAACTTGTCACTCTTCTGTTGTAGAAGAAATGAAGAGATATAATTACAACGGAAGTAAAGCTTTTACTGATGAAAATCTTATTACTGGAATGGGAGCTGGACTAGCTTTAGATTTTGCTTTTGCACTGGCTGAAAAATTATTAGACAATGAAACTATCCTTAAAGTGAAAAAAGGAATGGAACTTATTTAA
- a CDS encoding CCA tRNA nucleotidyltransferase, with the protein MYLDRNIKLILDILQKNGKGYIVGGYVRDALLGLEPKDCDFVTDIEYEKLLNIFSEYSPKEIGKHFGIIQIKIDGVHYEIAKMRQDKGIPKDRKEQEIEFTKNIYEDLKRRDFTINAIAFDGEKFYYGDSDSQKDIESKTLRFVGECKKRIEEDPLRILRYFRFLATKDLKHLDEDVEEISKYRELLQNLSVERIREEFDKIITGKNTYNILKILSDKKILEIIIPEWKECRGFNQRNIHHIYTVDEHILQALKETDMDLITRLAIFFHDIGKPKCFSLGEDGKGHFYNHELISAEMAKEIMGRLRYDKNSIEKVYRIIQYHLVYRIDNEEKFIKKMMNRLEKEDMLRYFQVLRADRKTHRPPYNFEQIERLEKLYQDIVEKNLPISIKDLNISGKELLENGFKQGKNIGEVLKYLLNQVLEYPEYNTQEQLLKLALEYKKGRE; encoded by the coding sequence ATGTATTTAGATAGAAATATAAAACTTATCTTAGATATTTTACAAAAAAATGGAAAAGGATATATTGTTGGAGGGTATGTGAGAGATGCTCTTTTAGGCCTTGAACCAAAGGATTGTGACTTTGTTACAGATATAGAGTATGAGAAGTTATTAAATATTTTTAGTGAATATTCTCCTAAAGAGATAGGAAAACATTTTGGGATTATTCAGATAAAAATTGATGGAGTACACTATGAGATAGCTAAGATGAGACAGGATAAAGGAATTCCAAAAGATAGAAAGGAACAGGAGATAGAGTTTACAAAAAATATTTATGAAGATTTAAAAAGACGTGATTTTACTATCAATGCAATAGCTTTTGATGGAGAGAAATTTTATTATGGAGATAGTGATTCACAAAAGGACATAGAGAGTAAAACTTTGAGATTTGTAGGAGAATGTAAAAAAAGAATAGAGGAAGACCCACTTAGAATATTGAGATACTTTAGATTTTTAGCAACTAAAGATTTAAAACATTTAGATGAAGATGTTGAAGAAATTTCAAAGTATAGAGAATTATTACAAAATCTTTCAGTTGAAAGGATAAGAGAAGAATTTGATAAAATAATAACTGGAAAAAATACCTATAATATTTTAAAAATATTATCTGATAAAAAAATATTGGAGATAATTATTCCTGAATGGAAAGAGTGTAGAGGATTTAATCAAAGGAACATTCATCATATCTATACTGTAGATGAGCATATTCTACAAGCCTTAAAAGAAACTGACATGGACTTAATTACAAGACTAGCAATTTTTTTCCATGATATAGGAAAACCTAAATGTTTTTCATTAGGAGAAGATGGAAAAGGACATTTTTATAATCATGAATTAATTTCAGCTGAAATGGCTAAGGAAATAATGGGAAGACTAAGGTATGATAAAAATAGTATAGAGAAAGTTTATAGGATTATACAATATCATCTAGTTTACAGGATAGACAATGAAGAAAAATTTATAAAAAAGATGATGAATAGATTAGAAAAAGAGGATATGTTAAGATATTTTCAGGTATTAAGAGCGGATAGAAAAACTCATAGACCTCCCTACAACTTCGAACAGATAGAGAGATTAGAAAAGCTTTATCAAGATATTGTAGAAAAAAATTTACCTATTTCAATAAAAGATTTAAATATAAGTGGAAAAGAGTTATTAGAAAATGGTTTTAAACAAGGGAAAAATATAGGGGAAGTATTAAAATATTTATTAAATCAAGTACTAGAATATCCAGAATATAATACTCAAGAACAATTATTAAAATTAGCTTTGGAATATAAAAAAGGAAGAGAATAG